One segment of Phragmites australis chromosome 13, lpPhrAust1.1, whole genome shotgun sequence DNA contains the following:
- the LOC133889732 gene encoding uncharacterized protein LOC133889732, translating to MYRPEDMQGVGVEQPMQMVLRVKHPSSVGSGEEEEGEGSSRSALSVFKAKEEQIERRKMEVRDKVFSHLGRVEEESKRLAFIRQELERMADPTRKEVESLQKRIDTVNRRLKPLGKSCVKKEKEYKEVLEAYNEKNKEKALLVNRLIELVSESERMRMKKLEELNKTVDSLY from the exons ATGTACAGGCCGGAGGATATGCAGGGGGTCGGCGTGGAGCAGCCGATGCAGATGGTGCTGCGGGTGAAGCACCCGTCGTCGGTGggcagcggcgaggaggaggaaggggaggggtCGTCGAGGTCGGCGCTGTCGGTGTTCAAGGCCAAGGAGGAGCAGAtcgagaggaggaagatggagGTCCGGGACAAGGTGTTCTCGCACCTCGGCCGCGTCGAGGAGGAGTCCAAGCGACTCGCCTTCATCAGGCAG GAGCTGGAAAGGATGGCGGATCCGACGCGGAAGGAGGTGGAGTCGCTACAGAAGCGGATCGACACGGTGAACCGTCGCCTCAAGCCTCTCGGCAAGAGCTGCGTCAAGAAG GAGAAGGAATACAAAGAGGTCCTAGAGGCGTACAACGAGAAGAACAAGGAGAAAGCGCTGCTAGTCAACAGGCTAATCGAG CTGGTGAGCGAAAGCGAGAGGATGCGGATGAAGAAGCTCGAGGAGCTGAACAAGACTGTCGACTCACTTTACTAG
- the LOC133888718 gene encoding DNA-binding protein S1FA2-like, translating into MCMLLRKTGQNPIIKLLFIKKKKKPHAAHKNHTRKRAKQRGRSEKAAEVPSCAKFIQSPYPEGGDQAAAMADQFADSANNVIIEEVNKGMNPGMIVLLVVAGFLLLFFVGNYALYMYAQKTLPPKKKKPVSKKKLKREKLKQGVSAPGE; encoded by the exons ATGTGCATGTTACTTAGAAAAACCGGACAAAACCCGATAATAAAGCTACTttttataaagaaaaagaaaaaaccacACGCGGCCCATAAAAACCACACGCGGAAACGAGCGAAACAAAGAGGGAGATCAGAGAAAGCCGCCGAGGTCCCCAGCTGCGCAAAG TTCATCCAATCTCCTTATCCAGAGGGTGGTGATCAGGCGGCAGCCATGGCGGATCAGTTCGCGGATTCGGCG AACAATGTAATAATTGAGGAGGTCAACAAGGGCATGAACCCTGGAATGATAGTCCTGCTTGTGGTGGCGGGCTTCCTGCTGCTTTTCTTTGTGGGGAACTATGCGCTCTACATGTACGCGCAAAAGACGCTTCCtcctaagaagaagaagccggtCTCGAAGAAGAAGCTGAAGAGGGAAAAACTGAAGCAAGGTGTTTCTGCACCAGGAGAGTAA
- the LOC133889452 gene encoding uncharacterized protein LOC133889452: MTRALTSHQCPVAWFRLVCTSICSRVPITESWFRDHAPGNHRTREGSLICPPKWCHRALANPLLASPALYECRFSDTGAVATSATRLTEFSLSRTHLSEAALQILLSDCTVWKYKRLEELTMDDATRLECLLGDVHLGASVTIICAPKLAALGYLMVGSGISSTATMNLLLRSNKDMEKVMGSLKCFPCLETLHIQGKRSEGQDSIISFDYYQKIDPLGVL; this comes from the exons ATGACCCGCGCTCTCACCTCCCACCAGTGCCCCGTTGCGTGGTTTCGCCTTGTCTGCACCTCCATCTGCTCTCGCGTCCCTATCACAGAGTCCTGGTTCCGCGACCATGCCCCGGGTAACCACCGCACCCGCGAAGGCTCCCTCATTTGCCCACCTAAGTGGTGCCACCGCGCACTTGCCAACCCGCTCCTTGCCTCCCCTGCCCTCTATGAGTGCCGCTTCTCTGATACTGGGGCCGTTGCCACCTCTGCCACACGCCTCACGGAGTTCTCCCTATCCAGAACTCACCTCTCTGAGGCCGCACTCCAGATCTTGCTCTCTGATTGCAC GGTGTGGAAGTACAAGCGCCTCGAGGAGCTCACCATGGACGACGCCACGCGCTTGGAGTGTCTTCTCGGCGATGTTCATCTGGGAGCATCGGTCACCATCATTTGTGCGCCAAAATTGGCTGCTTTAGGCTACCTCATGGTGGGCTCTGGGATATCTTCCACGGCCACGATGAACCTACTGCTCAGGAG CAACAAGGACATGGAGAAGGTGATGGGCTCACTCAAGTGCTTTCCCTGCCTGGAGACATTGCATATCCAG GGCAAGCGCAGTGAAGGCCAGGATAGCATAATCAGCTTCGACTACTACCAGAAGATTGATCCTCTAGGTGTGTTGTGA